In Lycium ferocissimum isolate CSIRO_LF1 chromosome 3, AGI_CSIRO_Lferr_CH_V1, whole genome shotgun sequence, the genomic window AATACAAAGCCCAAATACATACATTTcaccttttttcattttttcgcGTGGCTtgccttcttttggggtggtctttaatttttgtccctcaaattggtggtctttaatatttgtcctTCGTTTAACACCCAGAGGTCCTGGGTTCAAACCCAGGcttagtaaaaaataaaaaaaaaaatcgcaagccACAAGTTAGATTTACAGGGCAGAAGTTGAAATTCGCAAGGtataagttttccttaaggcaaacttttacccaaagttaggccttaagacagagatttgcaaaatttcagcaatttttattttttggccttaaggcagagtttgaaaccaacttatgccttaagggTTCAACTTATGCCCTGCGAACTCCAACCTATgccttgctattttttttttaatttttgactaagCAGAATTTCGAACCTAAAATCAAGAGACTTGTAGCGAAGGGAAAAAACTAAAGACCGCTGatttgagagacaaaaattaaagaccaccccagcgaaggacaatcctgcaaattacTTCAAATGGCCCATCTCCAAGTACAAAGCCTAACACTTGACAAGTCCATTCAATTAGTCCACTTCAAAAGACGCTTCTTCAACTACAAAGCCCAAAATAAAACAAGAGCGAATCACTTCCTATTTCAAAAGCCTTCCTCAACTGCAAAGCCCAATACCCAACAAGGCTTATTTCACTTCTTCCTTGAGAGTTCAAGAtaatagaaaaaataagaattaaaaaaaattaatatttgaagTCGAAGTACCAATTAATCAAAAGGCACTACTATAAAGTATGACGACATTGCATAGACGAGAGAGGAAAGATTTTCAACGAGACAAGGGGCCTCTGTTGGCAATTGTTTTCCAACATCTAGTCTAATCAATTTTGAGGTGTGTTTCTATATATAGTTTAAGTAGGAAAAAGGGATACCGAATAGTTGAGTTATGTAATTAGGGAAAATTATGGCCTAGTCAGTTTGAGGTGCATTACATGTCCAATTTTAATATGGCTGGAATTTCAGTGAGCCAAGtgaagtaaataaataaaagagaaaaggaaagagaatcGGAAGCTAAAGGGTGTTTCCGGCAAAAAACAATCTAAAGATGCCGCCGAAAGCAGCTTCGTCGGTGCCGCGGTGTCGGCGGAGCAGAGCGACCGCCAGAAAATCCACTCTGGAAGTAACTTCTTCTCCGCCTCCTTCCTCCGATTCTCCACTGGAAACTATAATCACTCAACAACCCCAAGTTCCAGAAACAACCACGCCCCCCAAAACAGTGGAAATTGAAGCTGCTCTTGGGGACCACAAACTGACCGCTAAGAAAAAAGTGGTGAAAAGGATTGTTAAGAAAATAGTCAAGAAGAAAGTCCCCAAATACAAGACCGAGGAATCAGACACACAAACTGTATTGGATTCATTCGACGTTGAAAAAACAACTAGCTCTCTTCAACCAGGAACTGAATATTTAGAGCCTAGCAGTGCTCCTACAGTTGCTCACTTGGAGAAAGCCAATTTTCAACCAATACAACCTGCTATTGCTGCTGAGGTTATGTTAGTAAACGATGGAACCAACGACTCTGAGGTTAGTGTAGCTAAAGATAAATTAGAGCTTCCAATTTCCCAATGTAACGCTGCAAAAGGTGATCGTCGTTCAGTAAAGATTGTCAAGAAGATTCTGAAGAAGAAAGTGCCCAAATTGGTTGCCAACAACAGTGGAAAGACCGAGGAATCAGAAAAAGTCAGGGGAAATGCTGACACAGACGGCGTGGAAAAAGCTAGCTTTCGCTGCACAATTGAACCAGAAACTGAATATTTAGATCCTAGTGTTTCTGCTGCAGTTGGTGAGGTTGGCGACTCGGAGAAAGGCAGTTCTCATCCAATAAAAGTTGAGAAAGGTACTATTGCAGCTGAGGGTATCTTAGGAGTTGATGGAATGAAGGATTGTGAGGATAGTGTAACTAAAGATAAATTAGAGCTTCCCATTTCAGAATGTAAAGATGCAATAGGTTCCCTTGAGACAGAAAACGTAGTTCTTGATTCAGAAAAAGGTAATCGTCGTTCAGTAAGGATTGTGAAGAAgattgtgaagaagaaagtgcCCAAACTTGTTGCCAGGAAAAGTGGTAAGAAGGAAGAATTGGTGAAAGGCAGCAAAAATGGAGACGCAGAAACTATTTTGGATTCAGCAGGTGTGGGAAAATTTAAACCTAGTCCTCCAGAAACTGAAAACCTAGAGTCTTGTATGGCTGTTTCAGCTGAAGGTGAGGAGTCAAAGAAACTCAGTTTACCTCCTATGGAAGTTGAGAATGCTACTACTGTTAGTGAGTTTGGTGCAACTGAAAATACATTAGAGCCTTCCATTTTGGAATGCGGTGATACTAATATTGTTGAGAATGATAATATGGATTCTCTTGAAACACAAACTGTAGTTCTTGATTCAGAAAAAGGTAGTCTTGATGTTTCTACCAGTGATAATGTGGACTCGAGTAAGGATCAAAATTTGGGTCAGTTGGGAGAGGAAGGGTACAGTCAAAGCATAGAGGAAACAAAGGAAGCCGTGGATACTAGTATGAGGTTGAATGAAGGAATTGTATTGAGTGGGGAAATGGAGGCATTAGAGCGGAAAAAGAGGCGGAGGACTGAGATTTTCATTGGGGGATTAGACAAGGAGACAAAGGAGGGTGATATCAGGAGAATCTTTGGTGAGGTTGGTGAGGTTGTGGATGTAAGATTGTTGATAAATCGTGAAACAGGAAAGAACAAGGGGTTTGCTTTCCTGCGGTATGCTTCTGCCACTGATGCAAAGAAGGCTGTAGAAAGATATGCCAAAGTTGAGGTAATGCTGTTTGGAATTGCTAAATGTAGTCTTCTAAGTAGAGCAAAAGTTTGTTTAAGTAGTGCAGTTGGTTGGCTGTTTGTCTACACATACAGCTAACGAATCAAGTATGTGGCAAGACTCGTATTGATTTTTCCCAGACTATCAATTTCTtggatcaacaacaacaacagatacccagtgtaatcccacaagtggggtcttggattctataaatatttgaatttttaattgAGTATCTGtgtttatcaaaaaataaaataaaaaaattgctgAAAGCTTATCCAATAAATTTGCACACTCTAATACAGGTTAGAAATAGGTCTATAATTTTGGAAGGTAGTTTATTTGAACTCATTTTTGGATACCTAGCTTAAAATGGATATGGCtacaaatacatttttttttctttctggtCTATAAGCGATATGGTTAACAACTCTTACAATTTGCTTTATGTAACCGTACAAGTAATAAGCACTATGGTTCGAGGAATAATCATGCTGTTGGGGTGTCTTCTTGTAATTCTTGGTAATCACTTCATTCAGTTTCCATATTACAGACAAAATTTACGGCATAGAGAACAATATATTTTAGCTTAGTTTACTGGTGTAGTCCTGTTGGAAAGATAATTGCATTTTCTGCACTAACCTGTTGTATGCACTGGACTAAtgtatttatttgattttgaaacCTAGATATCTGGGAAGCAATGTCGTGTATCCCTTGTTGAGGGTAATGACACAATATATCTTGGTAATATTGACAAGAAATGGAAGACTGAAGATGTAAGCTTTACTGTTCGCGGCTGATAATTGTAATTCTGGGTTAAATGACTTCTGAAAAGTTTATTTCTGGACAGGTGATTGATCTACTGAAGAAGGCTGGAATTGAAAATATCGATAAGGTCACAGTTATGGCTAATCCTAATAACATCGATCAGAATCGAGGGTTTGCATTTGTTGAACTTGAAACAAGTAAAGAAGCTC contains:
- the LOC132049226 gene encoding uncharacterized protein LOC132049226 isoform X3 produces the protein MPPKAASSVPRCRRSRATARKSTLEVTSSPPPSSDSPLETIITQQPQVPETTTPPKTVEIEAALGDHKLTAKKKVVKRIVKKIVKKKVPKYKTEESDTQTVLDSFDVEKTTSSLQPGTEYLEPSSAPTVAHLEKANFQPIQPAIAAEVMLVNDGTNDSEVSVAKDKLELPISQCNAAKGDRRSVKIVKKILKKKVPKLVANNSGKTEESEKVRGNADTDGVEKASFRCTIEPETEYLDPSVSAAVGEVGDSEKGSSHPIKVEKGTIAAEGILGVDGMKDCEDSVTKDKLELPISECKDAIGSLETENVVLDSEKGNRRSVRIVKKIVKKKVPKLVARKSGKKEELVKGSKNGDAETILDSAGVGKFKPSPPETENLESCMAVSAEGEESKKLSLPPMEVENATTVSEFGATENTLEPSILECGDTNIVENDNMDSLETQTVVLDSEKGSLDVSTSDNVDSSKDQNLGQLGEEGYSQSIEETKEAVDTSMRLNEGIVLSGEMEALERKKRRRTEIFIGGLDKETKEGDIRRIFGEVGEVVDVRLLINRETGKNKGFAFLRYASATDAKKAVERYAKVEISGKQCRVSLVEGNDTIYLGNIDKKWKTEDVIDLLKKAGIENIDKVTVMANPNNIDQNRGFAFVELETSKEAQIAFSKLQKKDAFGKHTKVKVAWAQPLTEPDEEEMLKVKSVYAEYLPSSWNEEKVRDYFGKFGEIENIVLAKDLPSSRRKDFAFVNYISRESALACIEAFSHEPSNDGGSKVNMKVSLAKPVPKSKQTKRATLPARREPREEKKIQDHSFLKRHGPSQKVNYMRRYDEGHRVDPQVNYMRRYDEGHRVDGGSSTTNELLHLLRQQVPAGQFHSGLNMGIDRQYSLSGSKRPFSAVVDHPHRIDSPGVSRVRLESSFPTANQSMLSHSRGPLGTPSFAYYSQLGSGRSPGSVYGVERFPNSFQSQDRGPHGVYRNMHRR
- the LOC132049226 gene encoding uncharacterized protein LOC132049226 isoform X2; translated protein: MPPKAASSVPRCRRSRATARKSTLEVTSSPPPSSDSPLETIITQQPQVPETTTPPKTVEIEAALGDHKLTAKKKVVKRIVKKIVKKKVPKYKTEESDTQTVLDSFDVEKTTSSLQPGTEYLEPSSAPTVAHLEKANFQPIQPAIAAEVMLVNDGTNDSEVSVAKDKLELPISQCNAAKGDRRSVKIVKKILKKKVPKLVANNSGKTEESEKVRGNADTDGVEKASFRCTIEPETEYLDPSVSAAVGEVGDSEKGSSHPIKVEKGTIAAEGILGVDGMKDCEDSVTKDKLELPISECKDAIGSLETENVVLDSEKGNRRSVRIVKKIVKKKVPKLVARKSGKKEELVKGSKNGDAETILDSAGVGKFKPSPPETENLESCMAVSAEGEESKKLSLPPMEVENATTVSEFGATENTLEPSILECGDTNIVENDNMDSLETQTVVLDSEKGSLDVSTSDNVDSSKDQNLGQLGEEGYSQSIEETKEAVDTSMRLNEGIVLSGEMEALERKKRRRTEIFIGGLDKETKEGDIRRIFGEVGEVVDVRLLINRETGKNKGFAFLRYASATDAKKAVERYAKVEISGKQCRVSLVEGNDTIYLGNIDKKWKTEDVIDLLKKAGIENIDKVTVMANPNNIDQNRGFAFVELETSKEAQIAFSKLQKKDAFGKHTKVKVAWAQPLTEPDEEEMLKVKSVYAEYLPSSWNEEKVRDYFGKFGEIENIVLAKDLPSSRRKDFAFVNYISRESALACIEAFSHEPSNDGGSKVNMKVSLAKPVPKSKQTKRATLPARREPREEKKIQDHSFLKRHGPSQKVNYMRRYDEGHRVDPQVNYMRRYDEGHRVDGGSSTTNELLHLLRQQVPAGQFHSGLNMGSGIDRQYSLSGSKRPFSAVVDHPHRIDSPGVSRVRLESSFPTANQSMLSHSRGPLGTPSFAYYSQLGSGRSPGSVYGVERFPNSFQSQDRGPHGVYRNMHRR
- the LOC132049226 gene encoding uncharacterized protein LOC132049226 isoform X4; protein product: MPPKAASSVPRCRRSRATARKSTLEVTSSPPPSSDSPLETIITQQPQVPETTTPPKTVEIEAALGDHKLTAKKKVVKRIVKKIVKKKVPKYKTEESDTQTVLDSFDVEKTTSSLQPGTEYLEPSSAPTVAHLEKANFQPIQPAIAAEVMLVNDGTNDSEVSVAKDKLELPISQCNAAKGDRRSVKIVKKILKKKVPKLVANNSGKTEESEKVRGNADTDGVEKASFRCTIEPETEYLDPSVSAAVGEVGDSEKGSSHPIKVEKGTIAAEGILGVDGMKDCEDSVTKDKLELPISECKDAIGSLETENVVLDSEKGNRRSVRIVKKIVKKKVPKLVARKSGKKEELVKGSKNGDAETILDSAGVGKFKPSPPETENLESCMAVSAEGEESKKLSLPPMEVENATTVSEFGATENTLEPSILECGDTNIVENDNMDSLETQTVVLDSEKGSLDVSTSDNVDSSKDQNLGQLGEEGYSQSIEETKEAVDTSMRLNEGIVLSGEMEALERKKRRRTEIFIGGLDKETKEGDIRRIFGEVGEVVDVRLLINRETGKNKGFAFLRYASATDAKKAVERYAKVEISGKQCRVSLVEGNDTIYLGNIDKKWKTEDVIDLLKKAGIENIDKVTVMANPNNIDQNRGFAFVELETSKEAQIAFSKLQKKDAFGKHTKVKVAWAQPLTEPDEEEMLKVKSVYAEYLPSSWNEEKVRDYFGKFGEIENIVLAKDLPSSRRKDFAFVNYISRESALACIEAFSHEPSNDGGSKVNMKVSLAKPVPKSKQTKRATLPARREPREEKKIQDHSFLKRHGPSQKVNYMRRYDEGHRVDPQVNYMRRYDEGHRVDGGSSTTNELLHLLRQQVPAGSGIDRQYSLSGSKRPFSAVVDHPHRIDSPGVSRVRLESSFPTANQSMLSHSRGPLGTPSFAYYSQLGSGRSPGSVYGVERFPNSFQSQDRGPHGVYRNMHRR